One genomic region from Conexibacter woesei DSM 14684 encodes:
- a CDS encoding AAA family ATPase yields the protein MPIDPTSVEDVAAGLRSVGYLPGEATALVSYLATKLGKPVLVEGPAGVGKTELAKALSRYLERDLVRLQCYEGLDEAKALYEWNYRKQLLRIQAEASGTGWDAVQEDIFGEEFLLRRPLMTAIASEQPVVLLIDEIDKTDQEFEAMLLELLSDFQISIPELGRIDARTQPVVLLTSNNSRELTEALKRRCLYLWVDYPDAGHELEIVRLHTPELSETIARKLVEIVHEVRELDMKKPPSIAESIDWARALLLLGADDLDARTFRETMSVIVKHRTDLEIVAARVGVRLEGAPDGALGSAQRG from the coding sequence ATGCCCATCGATCCCACTTCCGTCGAGGACGTCGCAGCGGGGCTGCGGTCCGTCGGCTACCTGCCAGGCGAGGCGACCGCGCTCGTCTCGTATCTCGCAACGAAGCTCGGCAAGCCCGTGCTGGTGGAGGGTCCGGCCGGCGTCGGCAAGACCGAGCTGGCGAAGGCGCTCTCCCGCTACCTCGAACGCGACCTCGTGCGCCTCCAGTGCTACGAAGGCCTCGACGAGGCGAAGGCGCTGTACGAGTGGAACTACCGCAAGCAGCTGCTGCGGATCCAGGCGGAAGCGTCCGGGACCGGCTGGGACGCCGTCCAGGAGGACATCTTCGGCGAGGAGTTCCTGCTGCGCCGCCCCCTGATGACGGCGATCGCCTCGGAGCAGCCGGTCGTGCTGCTGATCGACGAGATCGACAAGACCGACCAGGAGTTCGAGGCGATGCTGCTCGAGCTGCTGTCGGACTTCCAGATCTCGATCCCCGAGCTGGGCCGCATCGACGCGCGCACGCAGCCGGTCGTGCTGCTGACGTCGAACAACTCGCGCGAGCTGACCGAGGCGCTCAAGCGCCGCTGCCTCTACCTGTGGGTCGACTACCCCGACGCCGGCCACGAGCTGGAGATCGTCCGCCTCCACACGCCGGAGCTGAGCGAGACGATCGCGCGCAAGCTCGTCGAGATCGTCCACGAGGTGCGCGAGCTGGACATGAAGAAGCCGCCGTCGATCGCCGAGTCGATCGACTGGGCGCGCGCGCTGCTGCTGCTCGGCGCCGACGACCTCGACGCGAGAACGTTCCGCGAGACGATGAGCGTCATCGTCAAGCACCGCACCGACCTCGAGATCGTCGCCGCGCGCGTCGGCGTGCGGCTCGAAGGAGCGCCCGATGGCGCGCTCGGATCCGCGCAGCGCGGCTGA
- a CDS encoding ABC transporter ATP-binding protein: MPAEGAMPEITEAPAKEPRPVSAPVGVRVRNASRAFQGRDGIVQALRGMDLRAQPGETVAVVGASGCGKSTLLELICGLQRPDEGTVEADPAVLMPQRDLLLPWASALDNAALALRARGVGRREAREAALPWFERFGLTGFERARPAALSGGMRQRVAFVRTLLAGKPVLALDEPFAALDALTRQEIQAWLVETLAEEPRTVVLVTHDVEEAILLADHVVVMSPRPGHAVASLPVELPRPRRRTDPAVVELRERALGALGLRT; encoded by the coding sequence ATGCCCGCGGAGGGAGCAATGCCAGAGATCACCGAGGCTCCCGCAAAGGAGCCTCGTCCTGTTTCAGCCCCCGTCGGGGTCCGCGTCCGGAACGCCAGCCGTGCGTTCCAGGGTCGCGACGGCATCGTGCAGGCACTGCGCGGGATGGACCTGCGCGCGCAGCCGGGCGAGACGGTCGCGGTCGTCGGCGCCAGCGGCTGCGGGAAGTCGACGCTGCTGGAGCTGATCTGCGGGCTGCAACGGCCCGACGAGGGGACCGTCGAGGCCGACCCCGCCGTCCTGATGCCGCAGCGCGACCTGCTGCTGCCGTGGGCCTCGGCGCTCGACAACGCCGCGCTCGCGCTGCGCGCGAGAGGCGTCGGCCGGCGCGAGGCGCGCGAGGCGGCACTGCCGTGGTTCGAGCGCTTCGGCCTGACCGGCTTCGAGCGCGCGCGGCCGGCGGCGCTCTCGGGCGGGATGCGCCAGCGGGTCGCGTTCGTGCGGACGCTGCTGGCGGGCAAGCCGGTGCTCGCGCTCGACGAGCCGTTCGCCGCGCTCGACGCGCTCACGCGGCAGGAGATCCAGGCGTGGCTGGTGGAGACGCTGGCCGAGGAGCCGCGTACCGTGGTGCTGGTGACGCACGACGTCGAGGAGGCGATCCTGCTGGCCGACCACGTCGTCGTGATGTCGCCACGGCCCGGTCACGCCGTCGCGAGCCTGCCGGTCGAGCTGCCGCGCCCGCGGCGCCGCACCGATCCCGCCGTCGTCGAGCTGCGCGAACGGGCGCTGGGCGCGCTGGGGCTGAGAACGTGA
- a CDS encoding PspC domain-containing protein, whose translation MIENRPRRRLERSRDDKVIAGVCGGLARYFDVDPVLVRIVVVATMVFGGFGAVAYLAAWVLVPEQGATRPLLGAAGQRESVYVAAVVLVVLAAVVAGFSAWGVFGFFGDGWPLVLVLAGGAVMWFVIERERPARADAGARAGAAPGTEIVVAGDPGAEGAEGGDGVVGEPDADDPLAEPARGSWAVTALATGGVLLLVGAAGALDAYDVVDLGWGGVVAVAIVLTGVALVASAFFGGARGLIPVGILLAVTLGTAAAAGVSLNGGVGQRDYLVTDGDDLRGRYEIGIGSLRLDLRGIELARGTTRIDADVDIGMLEIVADDGRMVSGGSSWDGGGEGASGLDVDRTIVVGSGDRRLEIDAHTGIGVVVVRDRPSGDNWSLTGSVVQPPRPQAGGELCAAPRLALVRPACEGGDDDA comes from the coding sequence ATGATCGAGAACAGACCGCGCAGACGCCTCGAACGCAGCCGCGACGACAAGGTGATCGCCGGCGTCTGCGGCGGTCTCGCACGCTACTTCGACGTCGACCCCGTGCTCGTGCGGATCGTTGTCGTCGCGACGATGGTCTTCGGCGGCTTCGGCGCCGTCGCGTACCTGGCAGCGTGGGTGCTGGTGCCCGAGCAGGGGGCGACCAGACCGCTGCTGGGCGCCGCGGGGCAGCGCGAGAGCGTCTACGTCGCGGCGGTCGTGCTGGTCGTGCTGGCGGCGGTCGTCGCCGGCTTCAGCGCGTGGGGCGTGTTCGGCTTCTTCGGCGACGGTTGGCCGCTGGTGCTCGTGCTCGCCGGCGGCGCGGTGATGTGGTTCGTGATCGAGCGCGAGCGGCCGGCGCGTGCGGACGCGGGGGCGAGGGCGGGCGCGGCCCCCGGGACCGAGATCGTCGTGGCGGGGGACCCGGGCGCGGAGGGCGCGGAGGGTGGGGACGGCGTAGTGGGCGAGCCGGACGCGGACGATCCGCTCGCGGAGCCCGCGCGCGGCTCGTGGGCGGTGACGGCGCTCGCGACCGGCGGCGTCCTGCTGCTCGTCGGCGCCGCCGGCGCGCTCGACGCGTACGACGTCGTCGACCTCGGCTGGGGCGGCGTCGTCGCGGTCGCGATCGTGCTGACCGGCGTCGCGCTCGTCGCGAGCGCGTTCTTCGGCGGCGCGCGCGGTCTGATCCCCGTCGGGATCCTGCTCGCCGTCACGCTCGGCACCGCCGCCGCGGCCGGCGTCTCGCTCAACGGCGGCGTCGGCCAGCGCGACTACCTGGTGACGGACGGCGACGACCTGCGCGGGCGCTACGAGATCGGGATCGGCTCGCTGCGGCTCGACCTGCGCGGGATCGAGCTGGCGCGCGGGACAACGCGCATCGACGCCGACGTCGACATCGGGATGCTGGAGATCGTCGCCGACGACGGCCGCATGGTCAGCGGCGGCTCGTCATGGGATGGCGGCGGCGAGGGCGCCAGCGGCCTCGACGTCGACCGCACGATCGTCGTCGGCAGCGGCGACCGGCGGCTCGAGATCGACGCCCACACCGGCATCGGCGTCGTCGTCGTCCGCGACCGGCCCAGCGGCGACAACTGGAGCCTGACCGGCTCCGTCGTGCAGCCACCGCGGCCGCAGGCCGGCGGCGAGCTGTGCGCGGCCCCGCGGCTCGCGCTGGTGCGGCCGGCGTGCGAAGGTGGCGACGATGACGCCTGA
- a CDS encoding ABC transporter substrate-binding protein: MKRAFATLVTVTAAALTLAACGEKKEQTTAGSETRQIRLMLDYLPNPDHVGLYAGLEKGDFADAGLDVDVQVPSDPAAPLKLLEAGKIDIAISYEPELLIARDKGAQLVAVGAIAQTPLTSLMTLKPREVRTPADLRGKRVGTAGIPYQSAYLRTILDTAGVPLDSVKETSVGFNLVPAMLSRRVDATLGAFWNVEGVQLQRARRDVRIIRMEDVGVPTYNELILVAHKDFVGERGDDVRAFVQALGRGYADARADPQAATDALVRANPDLDPGFALASVRASLPVFFPQDESKPFGFQEPRAWDRYAQWMFDQGLLDTRPNAGAAALTNEFLAGQSG, translated from the coding sequence ATGAAACGTGCCTTCGCGACGCTCGTCACCGTCACCGCCGCCGCGCTCACGCTCGCCGCCTGCGGCGAGAAGAAGGAGCAGACGACCGCCGGCTCGGAGACGAGACAGATCCGGCTGATGCTCGACTACCTGCCCAACCCCGACCACGTCGGGCTCTACGCGGGGCTCGAGAAGGGCGACTTCGCCGACGCCGGGCTCGACGTCGACGTGCAGGTCCCGTCCGACCCCGCCGCGCCGCTGAAGCTGCTGGAGGCGGGCAAGATCGACATCGCGATCTCCTACGAGCCGGAGCTGCTGATAGCGCGCGACAAGGGCGCGCAGCTGGTCGCGGTCGGCGCGATCGCGCAGACGCCGCTGACGTCGCTGATGACGCTGAAGCCGAGAGAGGTCAGAACGCCGGCGGACCTCAGAGGCAAGCGTGTCGGCACCGCCGGGATCCCCTATCAGAGCGCATATCTGAGAACGATCCTCGACACCGCGGGCGTTCCGCTCGACTCGGTCAAGGAGACGAGCGTCGGCTTCAACCTCGTCCCGGCGATGCTGTCGAGAAGAGTCGACGCGACGCTCGGCGCGTTCTGGAACGTCGAGGGCGTCCAGCTCCAGCGCGCCAGAAGAGACGTCCGCATCATCAGAATGGAGGACGTCGGCGTGCCGACGTACAACGAGCTGATCCTCGTCGCGCACAAGGACTTCGTCGGCGAGCGCGGCGACGACGTGCGCGCCTTCGTGCAGGCGCTCGGCCGCGGCTACGCCGACGCCAGAGCCGACCCGCAGGCGGCGACCGACGCGCTCGTGAGAGCGAACCCGGACCTCGACCCCGGCTTCGCGCTGGCGAGCGTGAGAGCGTCGCTGCCGGTCTTCTTCCCGCAGGACGAGAGCAAGCCGTTCGGCTTCCAGGAGCCGAGAGCGTGGGACAGATACGCGCAGTGGATGTTCGACCAGGGCCTGCTCGACACGAGACCGAACGCCGGCGCCGCCGCGCTCACGAACGAGTTCCTGGCCGGTCAGTCCGGATGA
- a CDS encoding P-II family nitrogen regulator — MKLVVAYIRHEAFEPIRLELLELGFPSITIIEVKGSGRQKGITEQYRGSALTNYLRPKIKIECVVADGDTQTIVDTILKHARTGSIGDGKVFVIPVEQAYRIRTGESGEETLQIHPDAAAAAT; from the coding sequence ATGAAGCTCGTCGTGGCGTACATCCGGCACGAGGCGTTCGAGCCGATCCGCCTGGAGCTGCTCGAGCTCGGCTTCCCCTCGATCACGATCATCGAGGTGAAGGGCTCCGGCCGCCAGAAGGGCATCACCGAGCAGTACCGCGGCTCGGCGTTGACGAACTACCTGCGGCCGAAGATCAAGATCGAGTGCGTCGTCGCCGACGGCGACACGCAGACGATCGTCGACACGATCCTGAAGCACGCGCGGACCGGGTCGATCGGCGACGGGAAGGTGTTCGTCATCCCCGTCGAGCAGGCGTACCGCATCCGCACCGGCGAGTCCGGTGAGGAGACACTCCAGATCCACCCGGACGCGGCGGCGGCCGCGACCTGA
- a CDS encoding ATP-binding protein, with the protein MSQDAAPPSRPPLRRLPDEGSLAGVCAGIAEHLDVEVMYVQAAIMVLTAFGGLGIAIYALGWALLPAVHTQPASAWPPDSLRDRDGAVRQVAGIALLAIAGLLALRQLGFWFGDELVWPLVLASVGLALIWRQADATAAWTPAELRRPLHGVRDRMRGERGADGRRTALGVALVLLAAYVLLSSTGALQAVGNAIGGIVVLAGAAALVFGPWLARMARSLTEERAERIRSQERAEVAAHLHDSVLQTLALIQKRAEDPREVASLARIQERELRNWLTDRPAKPAGESLATALEEVAGEVERLHGVPVEVVTVGDCPLDERLVALVAAAREALANAAKFAGSAKVDLYAEVTDARVEAFVRDRGVGFDPAAIPADRRGVRESILGRMERHGGRAAIHAAPGAGTEVELVVERPAEELTA; encoded by the coding sequence ATGTCGCAGGACGCAGCCCCGCCCTCCCGGCCGCCGCTGCGACGCCTGCCGGACGAGGGATCGCTGGCAGGCGTCTGCGCCGGCATCGCCGAGCACCTCGACGTCGAGGTGATGTACGTGCAGGCCGCGATCATGGTGTTGACGGCGTTCGGCGGGCTCGGCATCGCGATCTACGCGCTCGGCTGGGCGCTGCTGCCGGCCGTCCACACGCAGCCGGCCTCGGCCTGGCCGCCGGACTCGCTGCGCGACCGCGACGGCGCGGTGCGGCAGGTCGCCGGGATCGCGCTGCTCGCGATCGCCGGCCTGCTGGCGCTGCGCCAGCTCGGCTTCTGGTTCGGCGACGAGCTGGTCTGGCCGCTGGTGCTGGCGTCGGTCGGGCTCGCGCTGATCTGGCGCCAGGCCGACGCGACCGCCGCCTGGACGCCGGCCGAGCTGCGCCGGCCGCTGCACGGCGTCCGCGACCGGATGCGCGGCGAGCGCGGCGCCGACGGCCGCCGCACGGCGCTCGGCGTCGCGCTCGTGCTGCTCGCCGCCTACGTGCTGCTGAGCTCGACCGGCGCGCTGCAGGCGGTCGGCAATGCGATCGGCGGGATCGTCGTGCTGGCCGGCGCGGCCGCGCTCGTGTTCGGCCCCTGGCTGGCGCGGATGGCGCGCTCGCTGACGGAGGAGCGCGCGGAGCGGATCCGCTCGCAGGAGCGCGCCGAGGTCGCCGCGCACCTGCACGACTCGGTCCTCCAGACGCTCGCGCTGATCCAGAAGCGTGCCGAGGACCCGCGCGAGGTCGCGAGCCTCGCGCGGATCCAGGAGCGCGAGCTGCGCAACTGGCTGACCGACCGCCCGGCGAAGCCGGCCGGTGAGAGCCTCGCAACAGCGCTGGAGGAGGTCGCGGGCGAGGTCGAGCGGCTCCACGGCGTGCCGGTGGAGGTCGTGACGGTCGGCGACTGCCCGCTCGACGAGCGGCTCGTCGCGCTCGTCGCGGCGGCGCGCGAGGCGCTCGCGAACGCGGCGAAGTTCGCCGGCAGCGCGAAGGTCGACCTCTACGCGGAGGTGACCGACGCGCGCGTCGAGGCGTTCGTGCGCGACCGCGGCGTCGGCTTCGACCCGGCGGCGATCCCCGCCGACCGGCGCGGCGTGCGCGAGTCGATCCTTGGGCGGATGGAGCGCCACGGCGGGCGCGCGGCGATCCACGCCGCGCCCGGCGCGGGGACCGAGGTCGAGCTGGTCGTGGAGCGCCCGGCGGAGGAGCTGACCGCATGA
- a CDS encoding vWA domain-containing protein: MARSDPRSAADHAAPAGGLDAELIGFADQLRTEGLSIGTSELLDSFAALREVGWNERDDFREALATTLAKSPDDRRIFELVFDRFFFRAAEEQAARREVQEGAGFDGADQIDLDELRQQIAQALQEGGEGGMQDLARLAIAAFGDRGDGSGVIGVDVQRIRRQLGLRSEPQPDLPEDDPRRDGIPREQLRRFEQQLRKELERALIERTKQLPPARPLSDLDRSLPGGPIQDLAAVHKVVVQLKRRLATQGREQRGRKRHAHVDVRRTMRASLQTGGVPVELKFRPQRPKRPEIFVLCDVSTSVASASVFFLSVLHALHDSFRKLRSFVFIERISEVTDVFERERDFRAASVAISKDAGVADVSGYTDYGRVWTEFLAEVEDDLHPRATVIVLGDARTNGRPPRDDVFASIAEKAGRTFWLNPEPRLYWNYGDSVIAAYERHCTAFECWTTAQLEEFVKALTGPIVERPR; the protein is encoded by the coding sequence ATGGCGCGCTCGGATCCGCGCAGCGCGGCTGACCACGCCGCGCCCGCAGGGGGCCTCGACGCCGAGCTGATCGGGTTCGCCGACCAGTTGCGCACCGAGGGGCTGTCGATCGGCACCTCCGAGCTGCTCGACTCGTTCGCGGCGCTGCGCGAGGTCGGCTGGAACGAGCGCGACGACTTCCGCGAGGCGCTCGCGACGACGCTGGCGAAATCACCCGACGACCGCCGCATCTTCGAGCTGGTCTTCGATCGCTTCTTCTTCCGCGCCGCCGAGGAGCAGGCCGCGCGCCGCGAGGTGCAGGAGGGCGCGGGCTTCGACGGCGCCGACCAGATCGACCTCGACGAGCTGCGCCAGCAGATCGCGCAGGCGCTGCAGGAGGGCGGCGAGGGCGGCATGCAGGACCTCGCGCGGCTCGCAATCGCGGCGTTCGGCGACCGCGGCGACGGCTCCGGCGTGATCGGCGTCGACGTGCAGCGGATCCGCCGCCAGCTCGGCCTCAGGTCAGAGCCGCAGCCCGACCTGCCCGAGGACGACCCGCGCCGCGACGGGATCCCGCGCGAGCAGCTGCGCCGCTTCGAGCAGCAGCTGCGCAAGGAGCTGGAGCGCGCGCTGATCGAGCGCACCAAGCAGCTGCCCCCGGCGCGGCCGCTGAGCGACCTCGACCGCTCGCTGCCGGGCGGGCCGATCCAGGACCTCGCCGCCGTCCACAAGGTCGTCGTGCAGCTCAAGCGCCGGCTCGCGACGCAGGGCCGCGAACAGCGCGGCCGCAAGCGCCACGCGCACGTCGACGTCCGCCGCACGATGCGCGCCTCGCTGCAGACCGGCGGCGTGCCGGTCGAGCTGAAGTTCCGCCCGCAGCGCCCGAAGCGGCCGGAGATCTTCGTCCTCTGCGACGTCTCCACCTCGGTCGCCTCGGCGAGCGTCTTCTTCCTGTCGGTCCTGCACGCGCTGCACGACTCGTTCCGCAAGCTGCGCTCGTTCGTCTTCATCGAGCGGATCTCGGAGGTGACCGACGTCTTCGAGCGCGAGCGCGACTTCAGAGCGGCGAGCGTCGCGATATCGAAGGACGCCGGCGTCGCGGACGTCAGCGGCTACACCGACTACGGCCGCGTCTGGACGGAGTTCCTCGCCGAGGTCGAGGACGATCTGCACCCGCGCGCGACCGTGATCGTGCTCGGCGACGCGCGCACGAACGGCCGCCCGCCGCGCGACGACGTCTTCGCCTCGATCGCGGAGAAGGCCGGCCGCACCTTCTGGCTCAACCCCGAGCCGCGCCTCTACTGGAACTACGGCGACTCCGTGATCGCCGCCTACGAGCGCCACTGCACCGCATTCGAGTGCTGGACGACCGCCCAGCTGGAGGAGTTCGTGAAGGCGCTCACCGGGCCGATCGTCGAGCGGCCGCGCTAA
- a CDS encoding PucR family transcriptional regulator, with protein sequence MSRELHLQLIGAVLGGEGLARVAQLVSAAARAPVAILVPRLAVAAAFPLATELGSLRRYADARVRGGAAPRPQELVAEADVVAGDDVIGVVALLRGAQLPAAEAAELLHLAAVASLTEVAVAEAKREVEQNLRGSLLEELLSSEEADARELTRRAARLGCDLSRGAVALCAELAAAGGAAGAGADAGERVVATIADSHPGALAQAIDGRAYAILPALAAANGDGEEPAAGTLAAARRLVPRLEPYGRAGLSGFQPDAAALPRALREAELVLDVLRRDGGATSEDVGSGTYRLLFRVLASHPDELRSFYADTAAPIVRHDDRHDSGLVRTLEAYLAQDCNVGATAVAIGAHRHTVAHRLDRVKELTGLDPLRSEDRERLGLGLKAFRLIRTDRPGTRS encoded by the coding sequence ATGTCCCGGGAGCTGCACCTTCAGCTGATCGGGGCGGTGCTCGGCGGAGAAGGGCTGGCGCGGGTCGCGCAGCTCGTCTCGGCCGCGGCACGCGCTCCCGTCGCGATCCTCGTCCCGCGCCTCGCCGTCGCGGCGGCGTTCCCGCTCGCGACCGAGCTGGGCTCGCTGCGCCGCTACGCCGACGCGCGCGTCCGCGGCGGCGCCGCGCCACGGCCGCAGGAGCTGGTGGCGGAGGCGGACGTCGTCGCCGGCGACGACGTGATCGGCGTCGTCGCGCTGCTGCGCGGCGCGCAGCTGCCGGCCGCGGAGGCGGCCGAGCTGCTGCACCTCGCCGCGGTCGCCTCGCTGACGGAGGTCGCCGTGGCGGAGGCCAAGCGGGAGGTCGAGCAGAACCTGCGCGGCTCGCTGCTGGAGGAGCTGCTCAGCAGCGAGGAGGCCGACGCGCGCGAGCTGACGCGCCGCGCCGCGCGCCTCGGCTGCGACCTCTCCCGCGGCGCCGTGGCGCTCTGCGCCGAGCTGGCGGCCGCGGGCGGCGCGGCGGGTGCAGGCGCAGACGCGGGCGAGCGGGTCGTCGCGACGATCGCCGACTCGCACCCCGGTGCGCTCGCGCAGGCGATCGACGGGCGCGCGTATGCGATCCTGCCGGCGCTCGCCGCCGCGAACGGCGACGGCGAGGAGCCGGCCGCGGGCACGTTGGCGGCCGCGCGGCGGCTCGTGCCGCGGTTGGAGCCGTACGGCCGCGCCGGCCTCTCCGGCTTCCAGCCCGACGCGGCGGCGCTGCCGCGCGCGCTGCGCGAGGCGGAGCTGGTGCTCGACGTGCTGCGGCGCGACGGCGGCGCGACGTCCGAGGACGTCGGCAGCGGCACCTACCGGCTGCTGTTCCGCGTGCTCGCCTCACACCCGGACGAGCTGCGCTCCTTCTACGCCGACACGGCCGCCCCGATCGTGCGCCACGACGACCGCCACGACAGCGGCCTCGTGCGCACGCTCGAGGCGTACCTGGCGCAGGACTGCAACGTCGGCGCGACCGCCGTCGCGATCGGCGCGCACCGTCACACGGTGGCCCACCGCCTCGACCGCGTGAAGGAGCTGACCGGGCTCGACCCGCTGCGGTCCGAGGACCGCGAGCGGCTCGGGCTCGGGCTGAAGGCGTTCCGCCTCATCCGGACTGACCGGCCAGGAACTCGTTCGTGA
- a CDS encoding ABC transporter permease, with protein MSRARTAVGFLPAVLIVAALVGAWQLYATHGNVDSLLLPSPTEVADALWTDRALLWDNFKVTAGEVLLGILVAAVAGLACAVAIHLSPTLRRAVYPLLVASQTVPIPIVASLLVVWLGFDLAPKLVIIGLVSFFPIAVTTLDALAGVDPELRRLMRTLDASRLRTFRHVEAPAALPGLFSGAKVAVAVAVIGAVFAEQSGSDAGLGRLIQQAVPQLLTARAYAAVLILSAFAIALFGLLALVERRVLPWAFESRGGPTR; from the coding sequence GTGAGCCGGGCACGCACCGCCGTCGGCTTCCTCCCGGCCGTGCTGATCGTCGCCGCGCTCGTCGGCGCCTGGCAGCTGTACGCGACCCACGGCAACGTCGACTCGCTGCTGCTGCCGTCGCCGACCGAGGTCGCCGACGCGCTGTGGACCGACCGCGCGCTGCTGTGGGACAACTTCAAGGTGACCGCGGGCGAGGTCCTGCTCGGCATCCTCGTCGCCGCCGTCGCCGGGCTCGCCTGCGCGGTGGCGATCCACCTCTCCCCCACGCTGCGGCGGGCCGTCTACCCGCTGCTGGTCGCCTCGCAGACCGTCCCGATCCCGATCGTCGCCTCGCTGCTCGTCGTCTGGCTCGGCTTCGACCTCGCGCCGAAGCTCGTGATCATCGGCCTCGTCTCGTTCTTCCCGATCGCCGTCACGACGCTCGACGCGCTCGCCGGCGTCGACCCCGAGCTGCGCCGCCTGATGCGCACGCTCGACGCCTCGCGCCTGCGCACGTTCCGCCACGTCGAGGCGCCGGCCGCGCTGCCGGGCCTCTTCAGCGGCGCCAAGGTCGCCGTCGCGGTCGCCGTCATCGGCGCCGTCTTCGCCGAGCAGTCCGGCTCCGACGCCGGCCTCGGACGGCTGATCCAGCAGGCCGTCCCGCAACTTCTGACAGCACGCGCGTACGCCGCCGTGCTGATCCTGTCCGCCTTCGCAATCGCGCTGTTCGGCCTGCTCGCGCTCGTCGAACGCCGCGTGCTGCCGTGGGCATTTGAATCCAGAGGAGGACCAACTCGATGA
- a CDS encoding ammonium transporter, whose translation MLHSRLGRAAVLGVLVTLLLPATALAQDSPTIEIVKGELNTTWLMVAAILVFFMQAGFALLEIGMSRGKNAGMGVAKILVNFSIGTLIWWAVGYGLAFGGTATFFGDTGFFLGNGTDLAGTPVDAAGVGFFAFQLMFCCVSLAIVWGSTLERIKFGAYIVFAAVFAGVIYPLIAHMAWSGGLLTRVGSGVQDFAGSSVVHLTGATAAFAAVLFLGPRKGKYGPDGKPRAIPGHSMPLLGLGVLILWLGWFGFNGGSTFNTDGNKFAEVIAITNMGAIGGVLGATFLIWMLTRKLDVGMIGNGAIAGLVAITAGSGYVEMWAAPIIGFVGGLVVVAGVLAIEKKLDDPVGALSAHGLAGIWGTLACGLFTSDRLAEAVGVGRAGLFYGGGLEQLGVQAVAVGVTFGAVFIISSVTFLAIKATMGLRVSEDEEDAGLDIAEHGMYGYPEQFIPAPELIGVGSPRPHTGTPSPIGSTTEVPA comes from the coding sequence GTGCTGCATTCCCGTCTGGGGCGGGCCGCCGTGCTCGGCGTGCTCGTGACACTTCTCTTGCCAGCCACCGCGCTGGCGCAGGACAGCCCGACGATCGAGATCGTCAAGGGAGAGCTCAACACGACGTGGCTGATGGTCGCGGCCATCCTCGTCTTCTTCATGCAGGCAGGCTTCGCCCTCCTGGAGATCGGCATGTCGCGCGGCAAGAACGCCGGCATGGGGGTCGCCAAGATCCTCGTCAACTTCTCGATCGGGACGCTGATCTGGTGGGCCGTCGGTTATGGCCTCGCGTTCGGCGGCACCGCGACGTTCTTCGGCGACACCGGCTTCTTCCTCGGCAACGGCACCGACCTCGCCGGCACCCCGGTCGACGCTGCAGGCGTCGGCTTCTTCGCGTTCCAGCTGATGTTCTGCTGCGTCTCGCTCGCGATCGTCTGGGGCTCGACGCTCGAGCGGATCAAGTTCGGCGCCTACATCGTCTTCGCGGCCGTCTTCGCTGGTGTCATCTACCCGCTGATCGCGCACATGGCGTGGAGCGGCGGCCTGCTCACGAGAGTCGGCTCCGGCGTCCAGGACTTCGCCGGCTCCTCGGTCGTCCACCTCACCGGCGCGACCGCGGCGTTCGCGGCCGTGCTGTTCCTCGGCCCGCGCAAGGGCAAGTACGGCCCCGACGGCAAGCCGCGCGCGATCCCCGGTCACAGCATGCCGCTGCTCGGCCTCGGCGTGCTGATCCTCTGGCTCGGCTGGTTCGGCTTCAACGGCGGCTCGACGTTCAACACCGACGGCAACAAGTTCGCCGAGGTGATCGCGATCACGAACATGGGCGCGATCGGCGGCGTGCTCGGCGCGACCTTCCTGATCTGGATGCTGACGAGAAAGCTCGACGTCGGCATGATCGGCAACGGCGCGATCGCCGGCCTCGTCGCGATCACCGCCGGTTCCGGCTACGTCGAGATGTGGGCGGCGCCGATCATCGGCTTCGTCGGCGGTCTCGTCGTCGTCGCCGGCGTGCTCGCGATCGAGAAGAAGCTCGACGACCCGGTCGGCGCGCTCTCAGCGCACGGTCTCGCGGGCATCTGGGGCACGCTCGCGTGCGGCCTCTTCACCTCCGACCGTCTCGCCGAAGCAGTCGGCGTCGGCAGAGCCGGGCTCTTCTACGGCGGCGGGCTCGAGCAGCTCGGCGTCCAGGCGGTCGCCGTCGGCGTCACCTTCGGCGCCGTCTTCATCATCTCGTCGGTGACGTTCCTTGCGATCAAGGCCACGATGGGCCTGCGCGTCAGCGAGGACGAGGAGGACGCCGGCCTCGACATCGCCGAGCACGGCATGTACGGCTATCCGGAGCAGTTCATCCCCGCACCCGAGCTGATCGGCGTCGGCTCGCCGCGTCCGCACACCGGGACGCCCTCGCCCATCGGCAGCACCACGGAGGTGCCGGCATGA